The genome window CGCCATGATGGAACTGAGTGTGCTCCTCGAACGCTTGAAGATGGAGCATCTGCTCACCCAGCTCGACGGCGTCTGTGAGCAGGCGGCCAAGGGCGATCTCGACTATCAAGGGTTCCTGGCCCAGGCGCTGGAAGCGGAATGGCGGGGGCGGCACCAGCGCGGGATCGACAGTCGCCTGCGGCTCGCCCGGTTCCCGTGGATCAAAACCCTCGACCAGTTCGACTTCGAGTTTCAGCCCTCACTCGACCGCAAAGTCGTGCGCGAGTTGGCGGGGGTGAGCTTTGTCGAACGCACCGAGAACGTGGTCCTCTTGGGGCCACCCGGCGTGGGCAAAACCCATCTCGCCATTGCCCTGGGGATCAAAGCCGTGGAAGCGGGCTACTCAGTGCTCTTCCCGACCTTCGAGAGTCTGATGGGCCGG of Nitrospira sp. CR1.1 contains these proteins:
- a CDS encoding AAA family ATPase, translating into MMELSVLLERLKMEHLLTQLDGVCEQAAKGDLDYQGFLAQALEAEWRGRHQRGIDSRLRLARFPWIKTLDQFDFEFQPSLDRKVVRELAGVSFVERTENVVLLGPPGVGKTHLAIALGIKAVEAGYSVLFPTFESLMGRLVQARHENRLERTLQQLAYPRLLILDELGYLPLTREEASLFFRLLVRRYERGSLMVTSNKSFADWGEVFNDHVLATAILDRLLHHATTLNIKGESYRLREKKKAGLFGRRPPTEPGEVTTDGAI